In a genomic window of Nodosilinea sp. PGN35:
- a CDS encoding mechanosensitive ion channel family protein, translated as MGFWAGFWIPRRRRLGRWLLLGLCIALLVAGPPMLAIANSPATDPAAPSPGRPEAVGNKVDGYPVTLDGEPLFYVKQGVDGVTTAEERAGIITQRLGAIAADPTLNPDEIRAQSSDSQSVVLAGDTVLFTVRQEDVAAYGMSHPELAADAVERIQQGVIGYRDRRSLRRIVTSLGMTVLSTVAVFLVLRGILFGSSRLLTYISQRREADTLTLQIQAVRVLGSGATSYLLGGLVRLLRPVLILLALYLYVPFVLSQFPATAAFGDSLLQDIAFRLSLLAQGFVAYLPELAMLGVIALVTYYVIEFARQVIVELGRHDVYPWFYPEWVQPTNRLAMLLIVAIAMVIAGPYLPGFGSPAFQGISLFLGALLTLGSSSAVANALSGIILIYTRAFQLKDFIRINDVVGEVADKSLFVTRVLTPKQETVTIPNASVLNSNVINYSAICRESGGHLLLYTTVTLGYDLPWRRVHEVLIEAARATADIAIAPAPFVLQTALNDFNVSYELNAYTASPAKMPDIYSRLHQNIQDYCNAADIEILSPTFSALRDGNHSTIPADYLPDNYSAPAFVVQSTSAQPPLRNPRLKESRPASQPDATTANGA; from the coding sequence ATGGGCTTTTGGGCAGGCTTTTGGATACCTCGGCGCAGGCGGTTGGGGCGCTGGCTGCTGCTGGGGCTGTGTATAGCGCTGCTGGTGGCGGGGCCGCCGATGCTGGCGATCGCCAACTCCCCAGCGACCGACCCAGCCGCCCCCAGCCCCGGTCGCCCCGAGGCGGTGGGCAATAAGGTCGATGGATATCCAGTAACGCTGGATGGGGAGCCGCTGTTTTACGTCAAGCAGGGGGTGGATGGGGTTACGACGGCAGAGGAGCGAGCGGGCATCATTACCCAGCGACTTGGGGCGATCGCCGCTGACCCCACTCTCAACCCCGACGAGATTCGCGCCCAGTCTTCCGATAGCCAGAGCGTGGTGCTGGCGGGCGACACCGTGCTGTTCACCGTGCGCCAGGAGGATGTGGCGGCCTATGGCATGTCCCATCCAGAACTGGCCGCTGATGCGGTGGAGCGGATTCAGCAGGGGGTGATTGGCTATCGCGATCGCCGCAGCCTGCGGCGCATCGTCACCAGCCTGGGGATGACGGTGCTGAGCACCGTTGCCGTGTTTCTGGTGCTGCGGGGCATTTTGTTTGGCAGCTCCAGGCTGCTGACCTACATTAGCCAGCGGCGGGAGGCCGATACCCTGACCCTGCAAATTCAGGCGGTGCGGGTGCTGGGCTCGGGGGCCACCAGCTACCTGCTGGGCGGGCTGGTGCGGCTGCTGCGCCCGGTGCTGATCCTGCTGGCGCTGTACCTGTACGTGCCCTTTGTGCTCAGCCAGTTTCCGGCGACGGCGGCCTTTGGCGACAGCCTGCTGCAAGACATTGCCTTTCGCCTCAGCCTGCTGGCCCAGGGGTTTGTGGCCTACCTGCCCGAGCTGGCGATGCTTGGGGTAATTGCCCTGGTCACCTACTACGTGATTGAGTTTGCCCGTCAGGTGATTGTTGAGCTGGGTCGCCACGACGTGTACCCGTGGTTTTACCCCGAGTGGGTGCAGCCGACCAACCGGCTGGCGATGCTGCTGATCGTGGCGATCGCCATGGTGATCGCCGGGCCGTACCTGCCGGGGTTTGGCTCCCCTGCGTTTCAGGGAATTTCGCTGTTTTTGGGGGCGCTGCTCACCCTGGGGTCATCTTCGGCGGTGGCCAACGCCCTGTCAGGAATTATCTTGATCTACACCCGTGCCTTTCAGCTCAAGGATTTTATTCGCATCAATGATGTGGTGGGCGAGGTGGCCGACAAGTCACTGTTTGTGACACGGGTGCTGACCCCCAAGCAGGAGACGGTCACCATTCCCAACGCCTCGGTGCTCAACAGCAACGTGATCAACTACAGCGCCATCTGCCGCGAGTCTGGGGGTCACCTGCTGCTCTACACCACCGTTACCCTGGGCTACGACCTGCCCTGGCGCAGGGTGCACGAGGTGCTGATTGAGGCGGCACGGGCGACGGCTGACATTGCGATCGCCCCGGCCCCCTTTGTGCTGCAAACCGCCCTCAACGACTTCAACGTCAGCTACGAGCTCAATGCCTACACGGCCTCACCCGCCAAAATGCCCGATATCTACTCCCGGCTGCACCAAAACATTCAGGACTACTGCAACGCCGCCGACATCGAGATTCTGTCGCCCACCTTTTCGGCCCTGCGCGACGGCAACCACTCCACTATTCCCGCCGACTATCTCCCCGACAACTACAGCGCCCCCGCCTTTGTGGTGCAGAGCACCAGCGCTCAGCCGCCGCTGCGCAACCCTAGGCTGAAGGAGTCTAGGCCAGCCAGCCAGCCAGACGCCACGACAGCTAACGGTGCCTAA
- a CDS encoding MFS transporter, protein MVNQPTLRQPTFLDTWGQPLGLCLILFMLSYTIGVVQPIMPPLVQEFNSSVGYIQSALVLMSLVTASFTPTAENLSQRLGRRPVLAIALGLFALGLVVIVLSPSIGLFTLGLAGLGGVAGAVLVSTPVALMDTLYPDPLTQRYGLVALAIAGVLGALVGSIAGGVMAFDFSWRWAFAFELGLIPLVWLLVRPMAVPAPTAALPIDWLGGLLSVAGFGFTLVGLSLASELGWWQPKGNPQGLDFALAPFGISIAPVLIAAGVICLGILVFWERQRSRQGQPSLLRLGVFNRRIYTLGLAIGTLHTMATVGVQFNLFQFIPAVVGLNPVQTAIAVMPSTIAQLTVLLLLVKRRPQVPPRYLLQAGLLVKSVGIAMLVAAVSPPVTALGLLPALTVMGAGTGLFTTYITSLTFADTHSDQKAEARGVYRPFQNLGASLGRGILGTLLVSLASLKIVDGILAELGQSVAPEVRRSAVRSLQVAIQTLRRSDRRQLFDHLPDSIQPALNGILQTAAVQAMQSTLLVILALCLLCLGLSFLLPKTVKTIEAPIE, encoded by the coding sequence ATGGTCAACCAACCGACCCTGCGACAACCAACGTTTTTAGATACCTGGGGTCAGCCGCTGGGGCTATGCCTGATTCTGTTTATGCTGTCGTACACCATTGGCGTGGTGCAGCCAATTATGCCGCCCCTGGTGCAGGAGTTTAACTCCAGCGTGGGCTACATTCAATCGGCCCTGGTGCTGATGTCGCTGGTGACGGCCTCGTTTACCCCCACCGCCGAGAACCTCAGCCAGCGGCTGGGACGACGCCCGGTGCTGGCGATCGCCCTGGGGCTCTTTGCCCTGGGCCTGGTGGTGATAGTTCTCAGCCCCAGCATTGGTCTGTTTACCCTGGGTTTGGCGGGGCTGGGCGGGGTGGCGGGGGCGGTGCTGGTCAGCACCCCCGTGGCGCTGATGGATACCCTCTACCCCGATCCGCTGACCCAGCGGTACGGGCTGGTAGCGTTGGCGATCGCAGGGGTGCTCGGGGCCCTGGTCGGCTCGATCGCGGGGGGGGTGATGGCCTTTGACTTTAGCTGGCGCTGGGCCTTTGCCTTTGAGCTGGGGCTGATTCCCCTCGTTTGGCTGCTGGTGCGGCCCATGGCGGTACCCGCCCCTACCGCCGCCCTGCCCATTGACTGGCTGGGCGGGCTGCTGTCGGTGGCGGGGTTTGGGTTTACCCTGGTGGGGCTGAGCCTGGCCTCAGAGCTGGGCTGGTGGCAGCCCAAGGGCAACCCCCAGGGCCTAGACTTTGCCCTGGCCCCCTTCGGCATTTCTATCGCTCCGGTGCTGATCGCGGCGGGGGTGATCTGCTTGGGAATACTGGTGTTTTGGGAACGGCAGCGATCGCGCCAGGGCCAGCCATCCCTGCTGCGGCTGGGGGTGTTTAACCGTCGTATCTACACCCTGGGCTTAGCCATTGGCACGCTGCACACGATGGCCACCGTGGGGGTGCAGTTCAATTTGTTTCAGTTCATACCGGCGGTGGTGGGGCTCAACCCGGTGCAGACCGCCATTGCCGTCATGCCTTCTACCATTGCCCAGCTGACGGTGCTGCTCCTGCTGGTCAAGCGGCGGCCCCAGGTCCCACCCCGCTACTTACTCCAGGCGGGGCTGCTGGTCAAGAGCGTGGGCATTGCCATGCTGGTAGCCGCCGTCAGCCCGCCCGTGACCGCCCTAGGTCTACTGCCCGCTCTGACGGTCATGGGCGCGGGCACGGGGCTGTTTACCACCTACATCACCTCCCTCACCTTTGCCGATACCCACAGCGATCAAAAAGCCGAAGCGCGGGGCGTTTATCGCCCGTTTCAAAACCTGGGAGCCTCGCTGGGGCGAGGCATCTTGGGCACGCTGCTGGTGAGCTTGGCCTCGCTCAAAATTGTGGACGGCATTTTGGCCGAGCTGGGCCAATCGGTTGCCCCCGAGGTGCGGCGCAGCGCGGTGCGATCGCTTCAGGTGGCCATTCAAACCCTCAGACGCAGCGATCGCCGCCAGCTATTCGACCATTTGCCCGACTCCATTCAGCCCGCCCTCAACGGCATTTTGCAAACGGCGGCGGTGCAGGCGATGCAGAGCACGCTGCTGGTGATCTTGGCCCTGTGCCTGCTGTGCCTGGGCCTGTCGTTCCTGCTGCCCAAGACCGTCAAAACCATTGAGGCCCCCATCGAGTGA
- a CDS encoding manganese catalase family protein yields the protein MFYHKKRLQYFTKPEKPDPVYAKQLQELIGGPFGEMSVMMQYLFQGWNCRGPAKYKDMMLDIGTEEIGHIEMLANMIAHLVDKAPPEVQENAIKDPIVEGVMGGMKTEEIILGSMNPKHAVMSGGGALPADSVGYPWNGNYIVASGNLMADFYSNVQAEAQGRLQAVRLYEMSTDPGVKDTLSYMIARDTMHQNQWLAAIEELKADGLESLPVPSRFPQSQEKQDAAYTFWNLSEGTESKEGRWAKGPTPDGKGEFQYLENPEPQSPMGEAPVPNPKLYSTPKK from the coding sequence ATGTTTTACCACAAGAAGCGTCTGCAATATTTCACCAAGCCTGAAAAGCCCGATCCGGTTTATGCCAAACAGCTACAAGAGTTGATTGGCGGGCCTTTCGGCGAAATGTCTGTGATGATGCAGTATCTATTTCAGGGCTGGAACTGCCGGGGGCCAGCCAAATACAAAGATATGATGCTCGACATTGGCACCGAAGAAATTGGCCACATTGAGATGCTGGCCAATATGATTGCCCATCTAGTCGATAAAGCCCCTCCGGAGGTGCAAGAAAATGCCATCAAAGACCCCATTGTTGAAGGAGTGATGGGGGGCATGAAAACCGAAGAAATTATCCTGGGCAGCATGAACCCCAAGCATGCCGTGATGTCGGGTGGCGGTGCCCTGCCCGCCGATAGCGTGGGCTATCCCTGGAACGGTAACTACATTGTGGCCTCGGGCAACCTGATGGCCGATTTTTACTCCAACGTGCAGGCCGAGGCCCAGGGGCGTCTCCAGGCCGTGCGGTTGTACGAAATGTCTACCGACCCCGGCGTTAAAGACACCTTGAGCTACATGATCGCCCGCGATACCATGCACCAAAATCAGTGGCTGGCGGCGATCGAAGAACTCAAGGCCGATGGTCTAGAGAGCCTACCCGTGCCCAGCCGCTTCCCGCAGTCCCAGGAGAAGCAGGACGCCGCCTACACCTTCTGGAACCTGTCGGAGGGCACCGAGAGTAAAGAGGGCCGCTGGGCAAAAGGCCCCACCCCCGACGGCAAGGGTGAATTTCAGTATCTGGAAAATCCAGAACCCCAAAGCCCCATGGGCGAAGCTCCAGTGCCCAACCCCAAGCTGTACTCCACGCCTAAAAAGTAG
- a CDS encoding aldo/keto reductase: protein MQYRRFGRTELQMPVFSCGGMRYQHSWKDVPPADIPRKNQENLEATIRRALEVGINHIETARGYGTSEIQLGQILPQLDRSRLIVQTKVSPTADPAEFRQHLAQSLDNLRLNTVDLLGIHGINTAELLDWTLRPGGCMEVAREFQRQGRVRFIGFSTHAPTAIIQQAIASDAFDYVNLHWYYVNQDNWPAIATAQRHDVGVFIISPSDKGGHLYNPPAKLVELCDPLSPMVFNDLFCLSHPQVHTLSIGAARPTDFDEHLKTLPLLEQADRHLKPVLDRLHRHAQTVLGDDWLRTWQLGLPSPDETPGHINIPAILRLRNLLLAFDMEDYAKARYNMLGNAGHWFPGEKAEHLDRVDLSDCLRRSPHADKIPRLLAEAHDRLAGQAMARLSNA from the coding sequence ATGCAGTACCGCCGCTTTGGTCGCACCGAGCTTCAGATGCCCGTCTTTTCCTGCGGTGGCATGCGGTATCAGCACTCGTGGAAAGATGTGCCGCCAGCGGACATTCCCCGTAAAAATCAGGAGAACTTAGAGGCCACGATTCGCCGGGCGCTGGAGGTGGGCATCAACCACATCGAAACCGCGCGGGGCTACGGCACCTCGGAGATTCAGCTGGGGCAGATTTTGCCGCAGCTCGATCGCAGCCGCCTGATTGTGCAGACCAAGGTTTCCCCCACCGCCGACCCCGCCGAGTTTCGCCAGCACCTGGCGCAATCCCTGGATAACCTCAGGCTCAATACCGTAGACCTGCTGGGCATCCACGGCATTAACACGGCAGAGCTGCTGGACTGGACCCTGCGCCCCGGCGGCTGCATGGAGGTGGCGCGGGAGTTTCAGCGCCAGGGGCGGGTGCGGTTTATTGGCTTTTCGACCCACGCGCCCACGGCAATCATTCAGCAGGCGATCGCCTCCGATGCGTTTGACTACGTCAACCTGCACTGGTACTACGTCAACCAGGACAACTGGCCTGCGATCGCCACCGCCCAGCGCCACGATGTCGGCGTTTTCATCATCAGCCCCTCCGACAAGGGGGGCCATCTGTACAATCCGCCCGCCAAGCTAGTGGAGCTGTGCGACCCGCTCAGCCCTATGGTGTTTAACGACCTGTTTTGCCTCAGCCATCCCCAGGTGCACACCCTCAGCATTGGCGCGGCGCGGCCCACCGACTTTGACGAGCACCTCAAGACGCTGCCCCTGCTAGAGCAGGCCGACCGGCACCTCAAACCCGTGCTCGATCGCCTGCACCGCCACGCCCAAACCGTGCTGGGCGACGACTGGCTGCGCACCTGGCAGCTGGGTTTGCCCAGCCCCGACGAGACCCCCGGCCACATCAACATTCCCGCCATTTTGCGGCTGCGAAATTTGCTGCTGGCCTTTGACATGGAAGACTACGCCAAGGCCCGCTACAACATGCTGGGCAACGCGGGCCACTGGTTCCCCGGCGAAAAAGCCGAGCACCTCGATCGAGTCGATCTGTCTGACTGCCTGCGCCGCAGCCCCCACGCCGACAAAATTCCCCGCCTGCTGGCCGAAGCCCACGATCGCCTGGCGGGTCAAGCCATGGCCCGGCTCTCCAACGCCTAG
- a CDS encoding alpha/beta hydrolase, whose protein sequence is MTWQAVGWWSRGMVLGGLSLGLTLLGGLPGQAAEAIFFRYGPVERSVNTSSLERLIESGELTDDLAFYINLVGLSDLEVAQLRQNLDRPLAVDGVLLSRFLYTNLGEELLEQVGVILRTRAGGNGKLSLRAALIQAANSPEGLSAINVVRSLPTDMQISVSDAQAVASAVERIVSATADAIVQLEATTTQQAAQQQPIDYAALADLTAPGAARVQIQRFELTDTQRQRQLYMDVVRPRTWRGQAPVVVFSHGLTSSPEARHQWATHLASHGIVVVLPQHPGSDRQQVAEFQAGLSRDVFEVQEFIDRPLDITFVLDELERLNPTEFEGRLRLDQVGVGGHSLGGYTALAVAGAELNFDHLQRVCDAGSERAANRRFLHLNMSLLLQCQALELPRETYRFRDGRVNSVLLVNPVNSSVFGPEGLAAVAVPVMVIAGSHDPATPAVFEQFRTFPWYTTESRSLALIEGQAHIDLSALDAGLSHLLTTLPGLTLAEPEVVDRYMNALGLAFVGRYVARRPEYGLYLRSGYDSYLSQGEPFRLFMVNAGVNVDQLIAPLDERLAPLELPNSQPRE, encoded by the coding sequence ATGACCTGGCAAGCCGTCGGGTGGTGGTCTCGGGGGATGGTGCTGGGCGGTCTGAGCCTGGGGTTGACCCTGCTGGGCGGGCTGCCTGGGCAGGCGGCGGAGGCGATTTTCTTTCGCTACGGCCCGGTGGAGCGATCGGTGAACACCAGTTCCCTCGAAAGGCTGATTGAGTCTGGGGAACTCACCGACGACCTGGCGTTTTACATCAACCTGGTGGGGCTGAGTGACCTTGAGGTGGCTCAACTGCGCCAAAACCTCGATCGCCCCCTGGCCGTCGATGGGGTGCTGCTGTCGCGCTTTCTCTACACCAATCTGGGCGAAGAGCTGCTGGAGCAGGTGGGGGTGATTCTCAGAACCCGGGCGGGCGGCAACGGCAAGCTGTCGCTGCGGGCGGCGCTGATTCAGGCGGCGAATTCCCCTGAGGGGCTGTCGGCCATTAATGTGGTGCGATCGCTGCCCACCGACATGCAGATCAGCGTCAGCGATGCCCAGGCGGTGGCCAGCGCCGTAGAGCGCATCGTCAGCGCCACCGCCGACGCCATTGTTCAGCTGGAGGCCACCACCACCCAGCAGGCGGCGCAGCAGCAGCCCATTGACTACGCTGCCCTCGCCGACCTGACCGCTCCCGGCGCGGCCCGAGTGCAGATTCAGCGGTTTGAGCTGACCGATACCCAGCGGCAGCGCCAGCTCTACATGGATGTGGTGCGCCCCCGAACCTGGCGCGGCCAGGCCCCGGTGGTGGTGTTCTCCCACGGGCTGACCTCGAGCCCCGAAGCCCGCCACCAGTGGGCCACCCACCTGGCCTCCCACGGCATTGTGGTGGTGCTGCCCCAGCACCCCGGCAGCGACAGGCAGCAGGTGGCCGAGTTTCAGGCGGGCCTCAGCCGCGACGTGTTTGAGGTGCAGGAGTTTATCGATCGCCCCCTCGACATTACCTTTGTGCTCGACGAGCTAGAGCGGCTCAACCCTACCGAGTTTGAGGGCCGCCTCAGGCTCGATCAAGTGGGGGTGGGGGGCCACTCCCTGGGGGGCTATACGGCGCTGGCGGTGGCCGGGGCAGAGCTAAATTTCGACCATTTACAGAGGGTGTGCGATGCCGGGTCAGAGCGGGCGGCAAATCGCCGCTTTCTCCACCTCAATATGTCGCTGCTGTTGCAGTGTCAGGCGCTAGAGCTGCCGCGGGAGACCTACCGCTTTCGCGACGGGCGAGTCAACTCGGTGCTGCTGGTCAACCCCGTCAACAGCAGCGTCTTTGGCCCCGAGGGGCTGGCGGCGGTAGCGGTGCCGGTGATGGTGATTGCCGGTAGCCACGACCCCGCCACCCCCGCCGTGTTTGAGCAGTTTCGCACCTTTCCGTGGTACACCACCGAGAGCCGCTCTCTGGCGCTAATCGAAGGGCAGGCCCACATTGACCTCTCCGCCCTCGATGCCGGGCTGTCGCACCTGTTGACCACCCTGCCGGGGCTCACCCTGGCCGAACCCGAAGTCGTTGACCGCTACATGAATGCCCTGGGCCTGGCCTTTGTGGGTCGCTACGTGGCCCGCCGCCCCGAGTACGGCCTCTACCTGCGATCGGGCTACGACAGCTACCTCAGCCAGGGCGAACCCTTTCGCCTGTTTATGGTGAATGCCGGGGTCAATGTCGATCAGCTGATCGCTCCCCTCGACGAGCGCCTTGCCCCGCTGGAGCTGCCCAACAGTCAGCCCAGAGAATAG
- a CDS encoding glyoxalase — MALGSVEFERLVGFYGELLSQAARPYQRDRYAEFQLPGLRLAIFRPQVDQVAQFAAPDSGAMSLCLEVVDLAAAIARLTGLGYPPPGPELTAAHGREIYAYDPDGNRLILYQRAATTAEAMSRPLAPSPEPLEPP, encoded by the coding sequence GTGGCCCTGGGCAGCGTAGAGTTTGAGCGGTTGGTGGGCTTTTATGGCGAGCTGCTCAGCCAGGCGGCCCGGCCCTACCAGCGCGATCGCTACGCTGAGTTTCAGCTGCCGGGGCTACGGCTGGCGATCTTCAGGCCCCAGGTCGATCAGGTGGCCCAGTTTGCGGCCCCCGACAGTGGGGCCATGAGTCTCTGCCTGGAGGTGGTGGATTTGGCTGCGGCGATCGCCCGTCTCACCGGCCTGGGCTATCCGCCCCCTGGCCCTGAGCTGACGGCGGCCCACGGGCGCGAGATCTACGCCTACGATCCTGACGGCAATCGGCTGATTCTCTACCAGCGGGCGGCGACGACAGCTGAGGCGATGTCTAGACCCTTAGCGCCATCGCCAGAGCCGCTAGAACCTCCGTAG
- a CDS encoding iron-sulfur cluster assembly accessory protein: protein MAQATEQTRGILMSETALRHVKALQASQGDKELCLRVGVRQGGCSGMSYTMDFEDPANINEHDEVYDYEGFRVVCDKKSLLYLYGLMLDYNDALIGGGFQFTNPNAVQTCGCGKSFGA from the coding sequence ATGGCCCAAGCCACCGAACAAACCCGAGGCATTTTGATGTCGGAAACGGCCCTGCGGCACGTTAAAGCCCTCCAGGCATCCCAGGGCGACAAGGAACTGTGCCTGCGCGTCGGGGTGCGCCAGGGCGGCTGCTCTGGTATGTCCTACACCATGGATTTTGAAGACCCTGCCAACATCAACGAGCACGACGAAGTCTACGACTACGAGGGCTTTCGCGTGGTCTGCGACAAGAAGAGCCTGCTGTACCTCTACGGCCTCATGCTCGACTATAACGACGCGCTGATTGGCGGCGGCTTCCAGTTCACGAATCCCAACGCCGTGCAGACCTGCGGCTGCGGCAAGTCCTTCGGAGCGTAG
- a CDS encoding M48 family metallopeptidase, with protein sequence MTQTVEALFDEGIERYKKGEEPAELIPVFKEVCDRAPKSAAAWACLAWLYLLTDKPNAGLKAAQKAVKLNPQDPQGRVNLAVAMLDSGKPGVREHVEIAGQVMTVADDLKKEVMDSIDDGLTRKPDWKSLARVKQWLE encoded by the coding sequence ATGACTCAAACTGTTGAAGCCCTGTTCGACGAGGGCATCGAGCGCTACAAGAAGGGCGAAGAGCCCGCTGAGCTAATTCCGGTATTTAAAGAGGTGTGCGATCGCGCCCCCAAGAGTGCTGCCGCCTGGGCCTGTCTGGCCTGGCTCTACCTGCTCACCGACAAGCCCAACGCTGGCCTCAAAGCCGCCCAAAAAGCGGTCAAGCTCAACCCCCAAGATCCCCAGGGGCGGGTAAACCTGGCGGTAGCCATGCTCGACTCGGGTAAGCCCGGCGTACGTGAGCATGTCGAAATCGCCGGTCAGGTGATGACCGTCGCCGACGATCTCAAAAAAGAAGTCATGGACAGCATTGACGACGGCCTTACCCGTAAGCCCGACTGGAAGAGCCTGGCGCGGGTCAAGCAGTGGCTTGAGTAA
- a CDS encoding DUF305 domain-containing protein, with protein sequence MATGDAHGGHDHAMDLGPADATYDLRFIDGMIPHHEGALAMAEAALENSQRPEIRQLAEEIIAAQQGEIDQMQDWRAEWYPNAPAEPVMYHAEMKHDMAMSQEMLSAMRMDMDLGGADAEFDLRFINAMIPHHEGAVAMAEDLKAKSSRPELLALADEIIASQQAEIDQMAQWRQEWYGQ encoded by the coding sequence ATGGCCACCGGGGATGCCCACGGGGGCCACGACCACGCCATGGATCTTGGCCCGGCGGATGCCACCTACGACCTGCGTTTTATCGACGGTATGATTCCCCACCACGAGGGGGCTTTGGCGATGGCCGAAGCGGCGCTGGAAAATTCCCAGCGGCCTGAAATTCGCCAGCTGGCGGAGGAGATCATCGCGGCCCAGCAGGGGGAAATTGACCAGATGCAGGATTGGCGGGCCGAGTGGTACCCCAATGCCCCTGCCGAGCCGGTGATGTACCACGCCGAGATGAAGCACGACATGGCGATGAGCCAAGAGATGCTCTCCGCCATGCGAATGGATATGGATTTGGGCGGGGCCGACGCGGAGTTTGACCTGCGCTTCATCAACGCCATGATTCCTCACCACGAGGGAGCCGTGGCCATGGCGGAGGATTTGAAGGCCAAGAGCAGTCGCCCTGAGCTGCTGGCCCTGGCCGATGAGATCATTGCTTCTCAGCAGGCGGAGATCGATCAGATGGCGCAGTGGCGGCAGGAGTGGTACGGGCAGTAG